One window of the Sebastes umbrosus isolate fSebUmb1 chromosome 1, fSebUmb1.pri, whole genome shotgun sequence genome contains the following:
- the LOC119486017 gene encoding V-set domain-containing T-cell activation inhibitor 1-like isoform X1, protein MSDVPVTSEWCLSCSDSRTMKLVALVGLCLVTRCGITAAGVNGPGVINVAVEEGSDVVLLCSLSTKDDIEKMVFDWKKDGQKEKEVFFYQAGKHYNNGRGGQSEQFKGRVSHFQDELKYGNASIKLQKTKMSDSGNYTCTFPNKQTSHITLVVEGAGPLHRVLHVVPPCFYSSQ, encoded by the exons ATGTCCGACGTCCCGGTGACGTCAGAGTGGTGTCTCTCGTGCAGTGATTCTAGAACTATGAAGCTCGTTGCTCTCGTGGGTCTGTGTCTCGTGACTCGGTGTGGAATAACGGCTGCTGGTGTAAACG GACCAGGAGTCATCAACGTGGCCGTGGAAGAAGGAAGTGATGTCGTTTTACTCTGTTCCCTCAGCACCAAGGACGACATCGAGAAAATGGTGTTTGACTGGAAGAAAGATGgtcagaaggagaaggaggtgtTCTTTTATCAGGCAGGCAAACATTACAATAACGGCCGAGGAGGTCAGAGCGAGCAGTTCAAAGGTCGCGTGTCTCATTTTCAAGATGAACTCAAGTACGGCAACGCCTCCATAAAGctccaaaaaacaaagatgtctGACAGCGGAAACTACACCTGTACGttcccaaacaaacaaacatcccaCATTACGCTTGTTGTAG agggagctggtcctcttcacagagtcctccatgttgttcctccatgtttctacagtagtcagTGA
- the LOC119486017 gene encoding V-set domain-containing T-cell activation inhibitor 1-like isoform X2: MSDVPVTSEWCLSCSDSRTMKLVALVGLCLVTRCGITAAGVNGPGVINVAVEEGSDVVLLCSLSTKDDIEKMVFDWKKDGQKEKEVFFYQAGKHYNNGRGGQSEQFKGRVSHFQDELKYGNASIKLQKTKMSDSGNYTCTFPNKQTSHITLVVVVSDQPPALRNEVNAEVS; encoded by the exons ATGTCCGACGTCCCGGTGACGTCAGAGTGGTGTCTCTCGTGCAGTGATTCTAGAACTATGAAGCTCGTTGCTCTCGTGGGTCTGTGTCTCGTGACTCGGTGTGGAATAACGGCTGCTGGTGTAAACG GACCAGGAGTCATCAACGTGGCCGTGGAAGAAGGAAGTGATGTCGTTTTACTCTGTTCCCTCAGCACCAAGGACGACATCGAGAAAATGGTGTTTGACTGGAAGAAAGATGgtcagaaggagaaggaggtgtTCTTTTATCAGGCAGGCAAACATTACAATAACGGCCGAGGAGGTCAGAGCGAGCAGTTCAAAGGTCGCGTGTCTCATTTTCAAGATGAACTCAAGTACGGCAACGCCTCCATAAAGctccaaaaaacaaagatgtctGACAGCGGAAACTACACCTGTACGttcccaaacaaacaaacatcccaCATTACGCTTGTTGTAG tagtcagTGATCAACCTCCAGCTCTGAGAAATGAAGTCAacgctgaagtgtcttaa
- the LOC119486017 gene encoding V-set domain-containing T-cell activation inhibitor 1-like isoform X3: MSDVPVTSEWCLSCSDSRTMKLVALVGLCLVTRCGITAAGVNGPGVINVAVEEGSDVVLLCSLSTKDDIEKMVFDWKKDGQKEKEVFFYQAGKHYNNGRGGQSEQFKGRVSHFQDELKYGNASIKLQKTKMSDSGNYTCTFPNKQTSHITLVVA; encoded by the exons ATGTCCGACGTCCCGGTGACGTCAGAGTGGTGTCTCTCGTGCAGTGATTCTAGAACTATGAAGCTCGTTGCTCTCGTGGGTCTGTGTCTCGTGACTCGGTGTGGAATAACGGCTGCTGGTGTAAACG GACCAGGAGTCATCAACGTGGCCGTGGAAGAAGGAAGTGATGTCGTTTTACTCTGTTCCCTCAGCACCAAGGACGACATCGAGAAAATGGTGTTTGACTGGAAGAAAGATGgtcagaaggagaaggaggtgtTCTTTTATCAGGCAGGCAAACATTACAATAACGGCCGAGGAGGTCAGAGCGAGCAGTTCAAAGGTCGCGTGTCTCATTTTCAAGATGAACTCAAGTACGGCAACGCCTCCATAAAGctccaaaaaacaaagatgtctGACAGCGGAAACTACACCTGTACGttcccaaacaaacaaacatcccaCATTACGCTTGTTGTAG cttag
- the LOC119486017 gene encoding V-set domain-containing T-cell activation inhibitor 1-like isoform X4, with translation MSDVPVTSEWCLSCSDSRTMKLVALVGLCLVTRCGITAAGVNGPGVINVAVEEGSDVVLLCSLSTKDDIEKMVFDWKKDGQKEKEVFFYQAGKHYNNGRGGQSEQFKGRVSHFQDELKYGNASIKLQKTKMSDSGNYTCTFPNKQTSHITLVVE, from the exons ATGTCCGACGTCCCGGTGACGTCAGAGTGGTGTCTCTCGTGCAGTGATTCTAGAACTATGAAGCTCGTTGCTCTCGTGGGTCTGTGTCTCGTGACTCGGTGTGGAATAACGGCTGCTGGTGTAAACG GACCAGGAGTCATCAACGTGGCCGTGGAAGAAGGAAGTGATGTCGTTTTACTCTGTTCCCTCAGCACCAAGGACGACATCGAGAAAATGGTGTTTGACTGGAAGAAAGATGgtcagaaggagaaggaggtgtTCTTTTATCAGGCAGGCAAACATTACAATAACGGCCGAGGAGGTCAGAGCGAGCAGTTCAAAGGTCGCGTGTCTCATTTTCAAGATGAACTCAAGTACGGCAACGCCTCCATAAAGctccaaaaaacaaagatgtctGACAGCGGAAACTACACCTGTACGttcccaaacaaacaaacatcccaCATTACGCTTGTTGTAG aatga